Proteins encoded in a region of the Altererythrobacter ishigakiensis genome:
- a CDS encoding NAD(P)H-quinone oxidoreductase, producing MAGQVLPEMMQAVGFDTPGGPEVLALRDMPLPDIKPADVLIKVAYAGVNRPDCIQRAGHYPAPPGASPLPGLEVAGEVVAIGSEVPEEMLGQTVAALTPGGGYAEYCTAPWGHCLSVPEGMPLAEAAALPETLFTVWHNVFERGMLRDGETLLVHGGTSGIGTMAIMLAKAFDAQVIATCGDEAKCRAARELGADLAINYRETDFVDAVTDFTDGKGVNVVLDMVSGDYVPRNLKCLAQDGRHVTIAVLGGPKAELNMAFVMMRRLTLTGSTLRPRSDGFKTALADEIAQAAWPLFTSRELQPVMDQVFPLADAAAAHSRMEAGDHIGKIVLKVGHGQ from the coding sequence ATGGCCGGACAAGTTCTGCCGGAAATGATGCAAGCGGTCGGATTTGATACGCCGGGCGGACCCGAAGTGCTCGCGTTGCGAGATATGCCTCTCCCGGACATCAAGCCTGCCGATGTCTTGATCAAGGTTGCCTATGCCGGAGTCAACCGACCTGACTGCATCCAGCGCGCAGGCCACTATCCGGCGCCTCCTGGCGCATCACCACTGCCCGGGCTCGAGGTTGCTGGCGAAGTGGTGGCCATCGGCAGCGAAGTGCCTGAGGAGATGTTGGGACAGACTGTCGCCGCGCTGACGCCAGGCGGTGGGTATGCCGAATATTGCACCGCGCCTTGGGGTCATTGTCTATCCGTACCGGAAGGCATGCCACTCGCAGAGGCTGCCGCGCTGCCGGAAACGCTGTTCACCGTATGGCATAACGTATTTGAGCGCGGCATGTTGCGTGATGGCGAGACATTGCTGGTGCATGGCGGCACATCGGGCATTGGAACAATGGCGATAATGCTGGCGAAGGCTTTCGACGCGCAGGTCATCGCGACCTGCGGCGATGAAGCGAAGTGCCGCGCGGCGCGAGAATTGGGCGCGGATCTGGCAATCAACTACCGCGAGACAGATTTCGTTGATGCAGTCACAGATTTCACCGACGGGAAAGGTGTCAACGTCGTGCTCGACATGGTCTCTGGCGACTATGTTCCGCGCAATCTCAAATGCTTGGCGCAGGATGGTCGCCATGTGACTATCGCGGTTCTGGGTGGGCCTAAGGCAGAACTCAACATGGCCTTTGTCATGATGCGACGCCTGACGCTGACCGGATCGACGCTCCGCCCGCGCTCGGACGGGTTCAAGACTGCGCTGGCAGACGAGATCGCGCAGGCTGCCTGGCCGCTGTTCACTTCGCGCGAATTGCAGCCGGTGATGGATCAGGTTTTCCCTTTGGCCGATGCCGCTGCGGCGCATTCGCGGATGGAAGCCGGCGATCATATTGGCAAGATCGTGCTAAAGGTCGGGCATGGCCAATAA
- a CDS encoding DUF1192 domain-containing protein, translating to MDLEDLPRPKGDAASKLAMEDLSPYSQDELEERVALLEAEIARVKAHHGKAAAHRSAADALFKKSDP from the coding sequence ATGGATCTGGAGGACCTTCCGCGCCCCAAGGGCGATGCCGCGAGCAAGCTCGCGATGGAAGATCTCTCACCTTACTCACAAGACGAGCTGGAAGAGCGGGTCGCGCTGCTCGAAGCCGAGATCGCGCGCGTCAAAGCCCACCATGGTAAAGCTGCAGCGCATCGCAGCGCCGCCGACGCCCTTTTCAAGAAATCGGACCCATGA